The following proteins come from a genomic window of Gottfriedia acidiceleris:
- the efeB gene encoding iron uptake transporter deferrochelatase/peroxidase subunit translates to MKKLETNKVSRRDALKLIGVGGAGILIGATGIEAATEKVTNFFSPAKADAKEILPFYGKKQQGITTPAQDFMYLASFKLETTSKADVKTMFKKWTEAAALMSEGKELGDSEFPSSPPIDTGEATGLQPMKLTFTFGVGPSFFDRLSIQSSKPSGLKDLPHFPGDDLREEWNGGDIVVQVCANDQQVAFHGVRNLIRIGRGTVSLKWMQHGFQRSSGADPSGSTPRNLMGFKDGTGNPDTKDEKEMNTHIWVQNGDGPAWLTGGSYLVARRIRIRVEEWDRSSLQDQEQTFGRHRASGAPIGESSEFAKIDLKKTDDNGKLLIPADSHVALARGKGKIKILRRSYSYTDGLDIQTGKLDAGLLFVSFQRDLEKQFIPLQDKLAKMDLLNEYIEHNGSAVFACFPGVKNGSYIGEGLL, encoded by the coding sequence ATGAAAAAATTAGAAACCAATAAAGTTTCTAGAAGAGATGCATTAAAACTTATTGGGGTTGGTGGAGCTGGTATACTAATTGGTGCAACTGGTATTGAAGCAGCTACTGAAAAAGTAACTAATTTCTTTTCACCGGCTAAAGCGGATGCAAAAGAGATTCTTCCGTTTTATGGTAAAAAGCAACAAGGTATTACAACACCTGCCCAAGATTTTATGTATTTGGCGTCATTTAAACTAGAAACTACTTCAAAAGCAGATGTCAAAACAATGTTTAAAAAATGGACTGAAGCAGCAGCTTTAATGAGTGAAGGTAAAGAACTAGGCGATTCTGAATTTCCTTCATCACCACCAATTGATACGGGTGAAGCAACAGGTCTACAACCAATGAAGCTTACGTTTACATTTGGAGTTGGACCTTCATTTTTTGATCGATTATCAATTCAATCAAGTAAACCATCGGGGTTAAAAGATTTACCTCATTTCCCTGGTGATGATTTAAGAGAGGAATGGAACGGTGGAGACATCGTAGTTCAAGTTTGTGCAAATGATCAACAAGTTGCGTTTCATGGCGTAAGAAACTTAATTCGAATTGGACGCGGAACGGTTAGTTTAAAATGGATGCAGCACGGATTCCAACGTTCATCTGGAGCCGATCCATCTGGTAGTACACCTAGGAACCTAATGGGCTTTAAAGACGGTACTGGAAACCCAGATACAAAAGATGAAAAAGAAATGAATACACATATTTGGGTGCAAAATGGCGATGGTCCTGCTTGGCTAACAGGTGGTTCTTATCTAGTTGCTAGACGTATTCGAATTCGTGTTGAGGAATGGGATCGTAGTTCATTACAAGATCAAGAACAAACATTTGGACGTCACAGAGCATCTGGTGCACCAATTGGTGAAAGTAGTGAATTTGCTAAAATAGATTTAAAGAAAACAGATGATAATGGGAAATTACTGATTCCTGCAGATTCACATGTTGCCTTAGCAAGAGGAAAAGGTAAAATAAAAATATTAAGAAGATCTTATTCATATACTGACGGACTTGATATCCAAACAGGAAAATTAGATGCAGGCTTACTATTTGTTAGTTTCCAAAGAGACTTAGAAAAACAATTTATTCCTTTACAAGATAAATTAGCAAAAATGGATTTATTGAACGAATACATTGAGCATAATGGTAGTGCAGTATTTGCATGCTTCCCAGGTGTTAAGAATGGAAGTTATATTGGTGAAGGATTACTTTAG
- the efeO gene encoding iron uptake system protein EfeO has product MKKQTTMIAISLATSLMMAGCAQKSEEASNVKKETKVEAKINLDSEINNYRDFVVSQTEEFVSNTQRFVDAINAGNMVEAKRLYPISRSYYERIEPVAESFGDLDPKIDAREGDVPANEWTGFHKIEQVLWVQNTTKGLEKYTDQLMKDANYLRAKVETAEIDPVLFVTGPVELLNEVSSSKVTGEEERYSHTDLADFAANVEGSDKIVQLLSDKLKAKDADLASTIKTRFDELMTTLNTYKKGDQYVDYKQLKEDEVKKLAQQVDALAEPISQVGSTLGVK; this is encoded by the coding sequence ATGAAGAAGCAAACTACTATGATCGCAATTTCTCTTGCTACAAGTTTAATGATGGCAGGTTGTGCACAAAAAAGTGAAGAAGCTAGTAATGTAAAAAAAGAAACAAAAGTAGAAGCAAAAATAAATTTAGATTCAGAGATTAATAATTATAGAGATTTCGTTGTATCTCAAACGGAAGAGTTCGTATCAAATACACAGAGGTTCGTTGATGCAATTAATGCAGGAAACATGGTAGAAGCAAAACGTTTATATCCAATTAGTCGTTCATATTACGAAAGAATTGAACCAGTAGCAGAATCATTCGGTGATTTAGATCCAAAAATCGATGCACGTGAAGGTGATGTACCTGCTAATGAGTGGACTGGTTTTCATAAAATTGAGCAAGTTCTTTGGGTTCAAAATACAACAAAAGGTCTAGAAAAATATACAGATCAACTTATGAAGGATGCAAACTACTTAAGAGCAAAAGTAGAAACAGCTGAAATTGATCCAGTATTATTTGTAACAGGTCCTGTGGAATTATTAAATGAAGTTTCATCTTCAAAGGTTACAGGTGAAGAAGAACGATATTCTCATACTGATTTAGCTGATTTTGCAGCTAATGTGGAAGGTTCAGATAAAATCGTGCAATTATTATCAGATAAATTAAAAGCTAAAGATGCTGATTTAGCTTCAACAATTAAAACTAGATTCGATGAATTAATGACAACTTTAAATACTTATAAAAAAGGTGATCAATACGTTGATTACAAACAGTTAAAAGAAGATGAAGTGAAAAAATTAGCTCAACAAGTAGATGCATTAGCTGAACCGATTTCTCAAGTTGGGTCAACATTAGGGGTTAAATAA